Within the Pseudoxanthomonas sp. Root65 genome, the region GGACACCGGCGTGCCGGTGCTCAACGGCGTGCTGGCGGTGGAACGCATCGAGGATGCTGAAGCGCGCGCCGGCGGCAGCCATGGCAACAAGGGCGAAGAAGCCGCGCTCGCCGCCATCGAGATGGCGCACCTGCTCGGCCAGCTGGCCTGATGTTCCGCCAACCCCCCGTACACCCCGCAGTCCAGGAGCCGACGTGAGCCGACATCAACATCCCCACCGCAAGGACGGCGTCGATCCGGTCACGCGTGCGCGTGCGCGCCGCCGTGCGCTGCAGGCCGTGTATGCGTGGCAGATGTCGGGTGGCGAAGTCGGCCAGGTCATCGCGCAGTTCGCGCACGAGCAGGCGCACGAGATCGCCGACCTCGAGTACTTCGAGGACTTGGTGCGCGGCGTCGTCCGCCATCGCGCGTCGCTGGACGAGGCCCTGCTGCCGTTCCTCGACCGCACGGTGGAGGAAGTCGATCCCATCGAACGCGCGGTGCTCCGCATCGCCGCCTACGAACTGATCCATCGCATCGACGTGCCGTACCGCGTAGTGCTGAACGAGGCCATCGAGACCGCCAAGCGTTTCGGTTCCGAGCATGGGCATACCTACGTCAACGGCGTGCTCGACCACGCCGCCGTCGCATGGCGCCCTGCCGAGGCGCAGGCACGGCGCTGACGTGTCGGGCGGCGACGCGCGTTTTCCCGCCGACGAACGCGAGGCGCTGCTGGCGCTGAAGGGCGTCGGCCCGACCGTCGTGCAACGGCTGGAGCAGATGGGCATCGCCTCGCTGCGGCAACTGGCCGCCGCCGAGGCTTCCGGGATCGTCGCCAGTGCGGCCGGTCTGACCGGCGCTTCGTGCTGGAAGAACAGCCCGCAGGCGCGTGCGGCGATCCAGGTCGCCATCGACCTGGCGCGTTCGCGCGGCTGACCACGTGATGGCGACCGGCGAATTCGACCTGATCGCCCGCATCCGTGCCCGCGCGGGGACGCGCGACGACGTGGTGCTCGGCATCGGTGACGACGCGGCCCTGTTGGCGCCACCGCTGGGCCTGCAACTCGTGGTCACCGCCGACACCTTGAATGCCGGTATCCATTTTCCCCACGACAGCGTACCGGCTGACATCGGCTGGAAATCGCTGGCCGTGAACCTGTCCGATCTCGCCGCGATGGGCGCCGCGCCCGCCTGGTGCACGCTCTCGCTGTCGTTGCCGCACTCGGATGCGGCGTGGATCGACGGCTTCCTCGATGGGTTCCTTGATCTGGCGGAGCGTCATGGCATCGCGCTGGTCGGCGGCGATACCACGCGCGGTCCGCTGTCGATCTCGGTGACGGCGATGGGGCTGGTCGAGCCCGGTCGCGCCCTGCGTCGCGATGGCGCGCGCGTGGGTGATGACGTGTGGGTGACCGGCACGCTCGGCGATGCGGCGGGTGGTCTGGCGCGATGGTCTGGCGAGACGGTCCCTGCGCTGCGTGCGCGGCTGGACCGTCCATCGCCACGCGTGGACGCAGGTCGCGCGTTGCGAGGCATCGCCACCGCCTGCGTCGATGTCTCCGACGGCCTGCTGGCCGATCTTGGCCACATCGCATCGCGCAGCGGCGTGGGTGCGCAGGTCGCTGTCGATGCCTTGCCGATGTCGGAGGCCTTGCGCGCGGCGTTCGATGAAGCGACCCGCACCGCATTGCAGGCCAGCGGTGGCGACGACTACGAGCTGTGCTTCAGCGCGCCGGCGGATGCGCGCGACCGCGTGGAAGCGCTCTCATCGCAGCTCGGCCTGCAGATCACCCGTATCGGCCGCATGGCGGCGGGGGAAGGTGTGCAGGCGGTGCATGCCGATGGCCGGCCATGGTCGTCGGAGCGCCGCGGTTACGACCACTTCGCAGCACCGTGAACATGCCTGTGGATGTGGGAGCGACGTAAGTCGCGATCGCTCCACGCTGGCAATACCGCCTGCAGCAACGAAAACGCGCCGCAGCGCACGCGCAACGGGAATGACCGGGTCTTCGCGCAGAGGTTGGGCCCACGATCGCGACTTACGTCGCTCCCACAGTATTCATCCCGCGCGCGGCGGCAGCACCTTGCCGGGGTTGAGGATGCCATCGGGATCCAGCGCAGCCTTTACTGCGCGCATGGCGTCGAGCGTGGCGGCGTTGAATGCATCGGCCATGAAGTCGCGCTTGCTCAGGCCGATGCCGTGTTCGCCTGACAGCGTGCCACCCAGCGCCAGTACCTGCGCGAAGACCTTCGGCAGCGCGGCATGCGCGCGTGCGGTTTCGGCGGCGTCGCCATCGTCGTACATGATGTTGACGTGCAGGTTCCCGTTGCCGGCATGGCCGAACACGACGATGGGCAGCGTCGCATCGCGCGACAGCGCTTCCATTGCCCCCACCAGGTCCGGAATGCGCGAGACCGGCACCACCACGTCTTCGTTGATCTTGCCGGGCCGGATGGTGCGCAGCGCCGGCGACAGCGCGCGCCGCGCCGCCCACAGGCGGTCGCGCGCGGCACCGTCCTGCGCCACATCCAGCGCGAGCATGCCATCGCCTTCGGCGGCATCGGCGAGCGCCTGCAGCGCGTAGGGCAGGGTGTCGTCGTCGCCGTCGGCTTCGACCAGCAGCATGGCGCCCGCCTCGGGGACGTCGCTGCCGTTGCGGCGGATCAGCGCGATGGCGCTGCGGTCCATGAACTCCAGCATCGTCGGCGTCGCCGGTCGCGCCATGATCCGCGAGACCGCGGCCGCCGCCGTGGCGGCGTCGCGGTAGAGCACGCGCAGTCCTGCCTGCGCCCGTGGCCTGGGTGCGAGCTTGAGCGTGGCTTCGACGATCAGCGCCAGTGTGCCCTCGCTGCCGACGAGCAGGTGGGTGAGGTCGTAGCCGGTGGCGTCCTTGGTGTAGGCGCCGCCGCAGCGGATCAGCTCGCCCGCACCGGTCACGGCGACGATGCCGAGCACGTTGTCGCGCGCGGTGCCGTACTTCACCGCGCGCGGGCCGCCGGCATTGGTGGCGAGATTGCCGCCGACGCTGCAGAGCTCGGCGCTGGAAGGGTCGGGTGGCCAGAACAGGCCGTGCGGCGCCAGCGCCTGCTGCAGTTCGCCATTCAGTACGCCCGGCTGCACCACCACGCAGCGGTCGGCGGCGCGGATGTCGACGATGCGGTCCATGCGCGCGAACGACACCACCACGCCGCCCTGCGTCGGCACGGCCGCCCCGGTCGTGCCGGTGCCCGCGCCACGCGCGACGATCGGTACGCAGTGCGCGCGGCACAGGCGGACCAGCGCGACGACGTCGTCCTGCGTGCGCGGCAACGCCACGGCCGCCGGCATCGTCCAGCGCCGTGAATCGTCGCCGCCGAACGGGCGGCAGGCTTCGCCGGTCAGCCAGCCATCGCCGAGCCGGGTCGACATCGCATCGTGCAGGGCGGGAGGAAGGCGTTCGTCCATCGCGCCATTGTAGGTGCCGTCGATCAGATCTCGTCGGCCCTGAAGGCATCGCGGATCCACTCGAGACGCGGCGATGCCGGATCGCCCTGCGCATCGATCACGTCGAACCGGCACGGTGCGTCGGCGAGTGCCGGATGGTCCTGCAGGAAGCGCTGCGCCGCGTGTACCAGCCGCCGGCGCTTGCCGATGTCGATGGACGCCATGCCGCCGCCGAAGGCCTGCGACTGGCGGTAGCGCACTTCGACGAACACCACCGCAGGCGTGCCCCGCTGCGTCGCGTCCAGCATCACCAGGTCCAGCTCGCCGCCGCGATAGTTCGCGTTGGCCGCAATGCCCGTCAGTCCGGCGCGCCGCAACAGCTCGCGCGCGGCGATTTCGACGGCGTGCCCGCGTGCGCGGCGATCAACCGCCATCCGCGATCGGTGCGGGGCGGCCACCGGCGAACGTCGACCACGAGGGCGTACGCACCACGTTGCCGAAGCCATCCAGTTGCAGGCGTCCGGTGGCGCCGCGAAGGTCGGCATTGACCCCCGTGGCGAGCTTTTCCAGATAGGCGGTCAGCAGCCAGGCGTCGTAGCCGAAGGCGAACAGGCGGGCAGCGGCGCCGCGCGCGGTCGGCACGCGTTCGCCGGTCATGCCAGCGGCGGGCAGGGCCGGCACGCCGCGCGAGGTCCAGGTGTCGGTCGGGAAGGCGATGCCGTCCAGCGCCATGTCTTCTTCCGGCTTGCCGGTGCCCGAGGTCAGCTGCGAAGTGCCCACGCGCGTCTTGCCGCCCAGGCCGGCCAGCGCCAGCTGCGGCGTCAGCGCGCGCGCGGTGCCGCCACGCACCGCGAGGAACACCGCATCGGCGCCTTCCTGCGCGGCGGTGGCGAGCGCGGCGGACAGGTCGCCCGGTGTGTCCTGCACGCGGATCACCCGCGTCACCTTGCCGCCGCGTTCGGCGAAGCGTTCGGCGAACGCCTGCGAGGCGCGCCGGCCGTTGTCGTCGCCGCCTTCGATGACCAGCGCCGCGCGGCGCTCGCGCGCGTACAGGTATTCGGCGGCCGCCAGGCCATCGTCTTCCGGCGCCAGCGAGAAGCCGGCGTTGCCTTCCGGCACGCGGACCGTGCCACGGTTGAGCACCAGCATCGGCGTGCTGAGCTGCGGTTGCTGGAACAGCGCGCTGACTTCGTCGCGGCCGAGCGGACCGACCACGAAATCGGCGCCTTCGGCGGTGGCGCGCGCATACGCCGCGGTGGCGCCGGCGGCCGTGCCGGTGGTGTCGTAGAACTGGATGTCGGGGCGCCGGCGGCGCTCGCCGTAGTAGCCCGCCAGCAGGCCGTCGCGCACCGGCGCGGCGGCGGTGGCCAGGTTGCCGGACAGCGGCAGCAGTACCGCCAGCTTCACCGGCGGACGGTAGCCATCGGCCTCGGCGGGCGGGCGGTTGCCGGCGTCGAACCGCCATTGCGCGCCGCGATCGAACGGGCGCGGCAGCGGCAGGCCGCGGCGCTGCAGGGCGCGGCCGGCGAAGGTGTACAGCGGGTCGCCGGTCGGCAGGGCGGCGGCATCGCGGGCCAGGGTGGCGTCGTCGAGCGTGGCCAGCAGGCGGTCGATCTCGTTCCCGTTATCGGCACGCGCCTGTCCGCTGAGGGCGGCGTCCTGGCGGGCCAGCGTGGCGGCTGCTTCGAAAGCGGGGGCAAAGCGCGTCGCCGACGTGGCAGGGCCTGCGCCCGGCGTGGTCGCGCAGCTGGCCAGTACGGCGACCAGCAGCAGCGCCATCAACGTCCGGACAGGACGGATGCGGGAAGAAAGCGTGCGTGCGACAGGCAGGTCCAAGGGCATCGTCGGTGTTCAGGCAGGGGAACCGGCTACGATTCTACCCCCAGCCATCGAGCCCCACTGGAATGCCTGCCGGAACCCTGTTCATCGTCGCCACCCCGATCGGCAACCTGGGCGACCTGACGCCCCGCGCGCTGGAGACCCTGAAGGGCGTGGCGGCGATCTGCGCCGAGGACACGCGCCGCAGTGGCCAGCTGATGTCGCACTTCGGCATCTCCACCCCGCTGCTGGCCCTGCATGAGCACAACGAGGAAGCGCTGTCGCAGCGCGTGGTCGAACGCCTGTTGTCTGGCGACTCGCTGGCCCTGGTCAGCGATGCGGGCACGCCGCTGGTCAGCGACCCCGGTTTCCGGCTGGTCCGCGCCGCGCGCGCGGCCGGCGTCAAGGTCAGCCCGTTGCCGGGGGCCTGCGCGGCCATCGCGGCGCTCAGCGTGGCCGGATTGCCGAGCGACCGCTTCAGCTTCGAGGGCTTCCTGCCGGCAAAGGCGTCCGCGCGGCGTGAGCAGTTGCAGGCCCTGGCCGGCGAGACGCGCACGCTGGTGTTCTACGAGTCCTCGCACCGCATCGCCGAGTCGCTGGCCGACATGCGCGCGGCCTTCGGCGACGACCGCCCGGCGGTGCTGGCGCGCGAACTGACCAAGCTGTTCGAGACCGTCCTGGACGGCACCCTGGCAGACCTGCATGCGCGCGTGCAGTCCGACGAGAACCAGCGCAAGGGGGAATTCGTGGTGATGGTGCAGGGGGCGGGCGACGACCTGGAGGCGCGCCTGGTCGAGGGTCGCCGGGTCTACGCGCTGCTCAGCCAGCACCTGCCGCCCTCGGCGGCGGCCAAGCTGGCGGCGGAGATCACCGGCGCGCCGCGCAAGGCGTTGTACGGAATGAAGCCGGACGCGTGAGCGCGTGCCGCCGGCGCGGATGACGTGATGGAGGCCTTGCGCGTCTTCCTCGTATTCCTGCGGCTGGGGCTGACCTCGTTCGGCGGTCCGATCGCGCACCTGGGCTACTTCCGCGAGGCGTTCGTCGTCAGGCGCCAGTGGCTGGCCGAAGCCGAGTACGCCGATATCGTCGCGCTGTGCCAGGTGCTGCCGGGACCGGCCAGCAGTCAGGTGGGCATGGTGCTGGGGCTGGGCCGCGCCGGTCTGCCCGGTGCGCTGGCCGCGTGGTGCGGCTTCACGCTTCCCTCCGCGCTGCTGATGGTGGCGCTGGGCGCCAGCCTGACGCAGTGGCGCGATGCGGTGTCCGAAGGCCTCGTCCATGGATTCAAGCTGCTCGCGGTCGTTGTCGTGGCACAGGCGGTGTGGGGCATGGCGCGCGTGTTCTGCCGCGATGCCGTCACCTGGCTGCTGATGCTGGCGTGCGCGGTGGCGCTGTTCGCCTGGCCGATGGCCGGCATGCAGGTTGGCGTGATCGTCGCCGGCGCGCTGGTGGGACTGGGCCTGCAGGTCCGCGGAACCGCTTCGCCGCCGACGCGGATGCCAGGGCTGCCGTCGCGACGGGTGGGCGGGCTGGCGCTGTCGGCGTTCGCCCTGTTGCTGGTGGCGTCGTGGGGGTGGTCGGGCACGGCGTCGTCGGTGGCGGTGTTCGGTGCGTTCTATCGCGCCGGCGCGCTGGTGTTCGGCGGCGGACACGTGGTGATGCCACTGCTGCAATCGGGCGTGGTAGCGCCGGGCTGGCTGCATCAGGACGCGTTCCTTGCCGGGTACGGCGCAGCGCAGGCTGTCCCGGGCCCGATGTTCACCTTCGCCGGTTACCTGGGTGCCGCCATGCAGGCTGGCCCTGGCGGATGGGTGGGCGGTGCGCTGGCGATCATCGC harbors:
- the nusB gene encoding transcription antitermination factor NusB — translated: MSRHQHPHRKDGVDPVTRARARRRALQAVYAWQMSGGEVGQVIAQFAHEQAHEIADLEYFEDLVRGVVRHRASLDEALLPFLDRTVEEVDPIERAVLRIAAYELIHRIDVPYRVVLNEAIETAKRFGSEHGHTYVNGVLDHAAVAWRPAEAQARR
- the thiL gene encoding thiamine-phosphate kinase, giving the protein MATGEFDLIARIRARAGTRDDVVLGIGDDAALLAPPLGLQLVVTADTLNAGIHFPHDSVPADIGWKSLAVNLSDLAAMGAAPAWCTLSLSLPHSDAAWIDGFLDGFLDLAERHGIALVGGDTTRGPLSISVTAMGLVEPGRALRRDGARVGDDVWVTGTLGDAAGGLARWSGETVPALRARLDRPSPRVDAGRALRGIATACVDVSDGLLADLGHIASRSGVGAQVAVDALPMSEALRAAFDEATRTALQASGGDDYELCFSAPADARDRVEALSSQLGLQITRIGRMAAGEGVQAVHADGRPWSSERRGYDHFAAP
- a CDS encoding FAD-linked oxidase C-terminal domain-containing protein, coding for MDERLPPALHDAMSTRLGDGWLTGEACRPFGGDDSRRWTMPAAVALPRTQDDVVALVRLCRAHCVPIVARGAGTGTTGAAVPTQGGVVVSFARMDRIVDIRAADRCVVVQPGVLNGELQQALAPHGLFWPPDPSSAELCSVGGNLATNAGGPRAVKYGTARDNVLGIVAVTGAGELIRCGGAYTKDATGYDLTHLLVGSEGTLALIVEATLKLAPRPRAQAGLRVLYRDAATAAAAVSRIMARPATPTMLEFMDRSAIALIRRNGSDVPEAGAMLLVEADGDDDTLPYALQALADAAEGDGMLALDVAQDGAARDRLWAARRALSPALRTIRPGKINEDVVVPVSRIPDLVGAMEALSRDATLPIVVFGHAGNGNLHVNIMYDDGDAAETARAHAALPKVFAQVLALGGTLSGEHGIGLSKRDFMADAFNAATLDAMRAVKAALDPDGILNPGKVLPPRAG
- a CDS encoding YraN family protein; the protein is MAVDRRARGHAVEIAARELLRRAGLTGIAANANYRGGELDLVMLDATQRGTPAVVFVEVRYRQSQAFGGGMASIDIGKRRRLVHAAQRFLQDHPALADAPCRFDVIDAQGDPASPRLEWIRDAFRADEI
- the rsmI gene encoding 16S rRNA (cytidine(1402)-2'-O)-methyltransferase, whose amino-acid sequence is MPAGTLFIVATPIGNLGDLTPRALETLKGVAAICAEDTRRSGQLMSHFGISTPLLALHEHNEEALSQRVVERLLSGDSLALVSDAGTPLVSDPGFRLVRAARAAGVKVSPLPGACAAIAALSVAGLPSDRFSFEGFLPAKASARREQLQALAGETRTLVFYESSHRIAESLADMRAAFGDDRPAVLARELTKLFETVLDGTLADLHARVQSDENQRKGEFVVMVQGAGDDLEARLVEGRRVYALLSQHLPPSAAAKLAAEITGAPRKALYGMKPDA
- the chrA gene encoding chromate efflux transporter, yielding MEALRVFLVFLRLGLTSFGGPIAHLGYFREAFVVRRQWLAEAEYADIVALCQVLPGPASSQVGMVLGLGRAGLPGALAAWCGFTLPSALLMVALGASLTQWRDAVSEGLVHGFKLLAVVVVAQAVWGMARVFCRDAVTWLLMLACAVALFAWPMAGMQVGVIVAGALVGLGLQVRGTASPPTRMPGLPSRRVGGLALSAFALLLVASWGWSGTASSVAVFGAFYRAGALVFGGGHVVMPLLQSGVVAPGWLHQDAFLAGYGAAQAVPGPMFTFAGYLGAAMQAGPGGWVGGALAIIAIFLPAWLLVMGVLPFWQRMVAVPRMRSALAGINAAVVGLLLAAVCDPLWSSAVSGIADAMVVVAGFVALVWARLPVGWMIVAMPLAGMALHALA